In a genomic window of Glycine max cultivar Williams 82 chromosome 13, Glycine_max_v4.0, whole genome shotgun sequence:
- the LOC100788153 gene encoding PTI1-like tyrosine-protein kinase At3g15890 — translation MAFCPIFCCGNGSDRKGRGKKQPPWRVFSLKELHSATNNFNYDNKLGEGGFGSVYWGQLWDGSQIAVKRLKVWSNKADMEFAVEVEMLARVRHKNLLSLRGYCAEGQERLIVYDYMPNLSLLSHLHGQHSAESLLDWNRRMNIAIGSAEGIAYLHHQSTPHIIHRDIKASNVLLDSDFQARVADFGFAKLIPDGATHVTTRVKGTLGYLAPEYAMLGKANESCDVYSFGILLLELASGKKPLEKLSSAVKRSINDWALPLACEKKFSELADPKLEGNYAEEELKRVVLIALLCAQSQAEKRPTILEVVELLKGESKDKLAQLENNELFQNPPAVGHTDDGTVAAEGSSDFISEEKESKHELEENTEP, via the exons ATGGCTTTTTGCCCAATTTTTTGTTGCGGAAATGGTTCGGATCG CAAAGGACGAGGGAAGAAACAACCTCCATGGCGGGTGTTTTCTTTGAAGGAATTACACTCCGCTACTAATAATTTCAACTATGATAACAAACTTGGCGAAGGGGGATTCGGCAGTGTGTACTGGGGCCAGCTCTGGGATGGATCGCAA ATTGCAGTGAAAAGATTGAAAGTTTGGAGCAACAAAGCAGACATGGAATTTGCTGTTGAAGTTGAGATGTTGGCTAGAGTACGACACAAGAATCTTCTCAGTCTACGTGGCTATTGTGCTGAAGGTCAGGAACGGTTAATTGTGTATGATTATATGCCAAATTTGAGCCTGCTCTCTCATCTTCATGGACAGCACTCAGCAGAATCCCTTCTTGATTGGAACCGGCGGATGAATATCGCAATTGGGTCTGCTGAGGGAATTGC ATATCTTCACCACCAGTCAACGCCACACATCATCCACAGAGATATCAAGGCAAGCAACGTGTTGTTGGATTCGGATTTTCAGGCACGGGTTGCTGATTTTGGTTTTGCCAAGTTGATCCCTGATGGGGCAACACATGTGACTACAAGAGTTAAGGGCACCCTAGGCTACCTTGCACCAGAATATGCTATGTTAGGTAAAGCAAATGAGAGTTGTGATGTCTACAGTTTTGGAATTCTCCTTCTAGAACTTGCTAGTGGCAAAAAACCACTTGAGAAACTTAGTTCTGCAGTGAAGCGATCAATAAATGATTGGGCGCTGCCATTGGCTTGTGAGAAGAAATTCAGTGAACTGGCAGATCCAAAACTTGAGGGTAACTATGCAGAGGAAGAGCTTAAAAGAGTGGTTTTAATTGCTCTTTTATGTGCTCAGAGTCAGGCAGAGAAGAGACCCACCATACTCGAGGTAGTAGAGCTACTAAAGGGAGAATCCAAAGATAAGTTGGCTCAGTTGGAAAATAATGAACTCTTTCAGAACCCTCCAGCTGTAGGACATACTGATGATGGGACCGTTGCTGCTGAAGGCAGTTCAGATTTCATCTCAGAAGAGAAGGAATCAAAACATGAGTTGGAAGAGAATACTGAGCCATAA